One Cervus canadensis isolate Bull #8, Minnesota chromosome 12, ASM1932006v1, whole genome shotgun sequence DNA window includes the following coding sequences:
- the ZNF250 gene encoding zinc finger protein 250 isoform X2 translates to MDQMMAAARLLPPPVVPQAKVTFEDVAVFLSQDEWDRLGPAQRGLYRHVMMETYGNVVSVGIPGSKPEVISQLERGEEPWVLDKQGNEQLRGWGISRSGCEHKDQDQNTDSSLRPLTSEEISMILRKTPAEWSDPGSYESEQSFCLSPSPARPPEGQAVSPSVPVTQRPAVPGGERPYRCVECGKCFGRSSHLLQHQRTHTGERPYVCGVCGKAFSQSSVLSKHKRIHTGEKPYACHECGKAFRVSSDLAQHHKIHTGEKPHECLECRKAFTQLSHLLQHQRIHTGERPYVCGVCGKAFNHSTVLRSHRRVHTGEKPHECAECGRAFSVKRTLLQHQRVHTGEKPYACGECGRAFSDRSVLIQHHSVHTGEKPYECAECGKAFRHRSTLLNHERIHTEEKPYGCYACGKAFVQHSHLTQHQRVHTGEKPYVCSECGHAFSARRSLVQHQRVHTGERPFRCAQCGKAFSLKATLIVHLRTHTGERPYECSRCGKAFSQYSVLVQHQRIHTGERPYECGECGRAFNQHGHLIQHQKVHRKL, encoded by the exons ATGGACCAGATGATGGCGGCGGCCCGGCTCCTGCCGCCACCAGTGGTGCCTCAG GCCAAGGTGACCTTCGAGGATGTGGCCGTGTTCCTCTCCCAGGACGAGTGGGACCGCCTGGGCCCCGCCCAGCGTGGCCTCTACCGACACGTGATGATGGAGACCTATGGGAATGTGGTCTCCGTGG GAATTCCAGGATCCAAGCCCGAGGTGATCTCCCAGCTGGAGCGAGGAGAGGAGCCGTGGGTCCTGGACAAGCAGGGCAATGAGCAGCTCAGGGGCTGGGGCATCAGCCGCTCAG gATGTGAGCACAAGGATCAGGACCAGAACACAGACTCCAGCCTGAGGCCGCTCACTTCAGAGGAGATATCAATGATTCTGAGGAAAACGCCTGCCGAGTGGAGTGATCCAGGAAGTTACGAATCTGAGCAGAGTTTCTGTCTGAGTCCCAGCCCTGCCCGCCCCCCTGAAGGCCAGGCCGTGAGTCCCAGCGTGCCGGTCACCCAGCGCCCGGCTGTTCCTGGCGGGGAGAGGCCCTACCGGTGCGTGGAGTGTGGGAAGTGCTTTGGGCGGAGCTCCCACCTGCTGCAGCACCAGAGGACGCACACTGGGGAGAGGCCCTATGTGTGCGGTGTGTGTGGCAAGGCCTTCAGCCAGAGCTCAGTGCTCAGCAAGCACAAGAGGAtccacacgggcgagaagccctacGCGTGCCATGAATGTGGAAAGGCCTTTCGAGTGAGTTCGGATCTCGCTCAGCATCACAAGATACACACAGGGGAGAAACCTCACGAGTGTCTCGAGTGCCGCAAGGCCTTCACGCAGCTCTCACACCTCCTGCAGCACCAGCGCATCCACACTGGCGAGCGGCCCTACGTGTGCGGTGTGTGTGGCAAGGCCTTCAACCACAGCACCGTGCTGCGCAGCCACCGGCGGGtgcacacgggcgagaagccACATGAGTGTGCAGAGTGTGGCCGCGCCTTCAGCGTGAAGAGGACCCTGCTCCAGCACCAGCGGGTGCAcaccggggagaagccctacgCTTGCGGCGAGTGTGGCCGCGCCTTCAGCGACCGCTCCGTCCTCATCCAGCACCACAGCGTGCACACTGGCGAGAAGCCGTACGAGTGTGCTGAGTGCGGCAAAGCCTTCCGGCACCGCTCCACCCTCCTGAACCACGAGCGCATCCACACGGAGGAGAAGCCCTACGGCTGCTACGCCTGCGGCAAGGCCTTCGTGCAGCACTCCCACCTGACCCAGCACCAGCGGGTCCAcaccggggagaagccctacgtgTGCAGCGAGTGCGGCCACGCCTTCAGTGCCCGCAGGTCCCTGGTCCAGCACCAGCGGGTCCACACCGGCGAGCGGCCCTTCCGCTGCGCACAGTGTGGCAAGGCCTTCAGCTTGAAGGCCACGCTGATTGTGCACCTGAGGACCCACACGGGCGAGAGGCCTTACGAGTGCAGCCGTTGCGGCAAGGCCTTCAGCCAGTACTCGGTGCTTGTACAGCACCAGCGCATCCACACAGGCGAGAGGCCTTACGAGTGTGGGGAGTGCGGCCGCGCCTTCAACCAGCACGGCCACCTCATCCAGCACCAGAAGGTGCACAGGAAGCTGTGA
- the ZNF250 gene encoding zinc finger protein 250 isoform X1, whose translation MRDGDGSAGLVSCCLSGPTRSSDTISLRRSMDQMMAAARLLPPPVVPQAKVTFEDVAVFLSQDEWDRLGPAQRGLYRHVMMETYGNVVSVGIPGSKPEVISQLERGEEPWVLDKQGNEQLRGWGISRSGCEHKDQDQNTDSSLRPLTSEEISMILRKTPAEWSDPGSYESEQSFCLSPSPARPPEGQAVSPSVPVTQRPAVPGGERPYRCVECGKCFGRSSHLLQHQRTHTGERPYVCGVCGKAFSQSSVLSKHKRIHTGEKPYACHECGKAFRVSSDLAQHHKIHTGEKPHECLECRKAFTQLSHLLQHQRIHTGERPYVCGVCGKAFNHSTVLRSHRRVHTGEKPHECAECGRAFSVKRTLLQHQRVHTGEKPYACGECGRAFSDRSVLIQHHSVHTGEKPYECAECGKAFRHRSTLLNHERIHTEEKPYGCYACGKAFVQHSHLTQHQRVHTGEKPYVCSECGHAFSARRSLVQHQRVHTGERPFRCAQCGKAFSLKATLIVHLRTHTGERPYECSRCGKAFSQYSVLVQHQRIHTGERPYECGECGRAFNQHGHLIQHQKVHRKL comes from the exons ATGAGAGATG GTGATGGGTCTGCTGGGCTTGTATCCTGCTGTCTGTCAGG cCCCACTCGCTCCTCTGACACCATCTCCCTCAGACGTTCCATGGACCAGATGATGGCGGCGGCCCGGCTCCTGCCGCCACCAGTGGTGCCTCAG GCCAAGGTGACCTTCGAGGATGTGGCCGTGTTCCTCTCCCAGGACGAGTGGGACCGCCTGGGCCCCGCCCAGCGTGGCCTCTACCGACACGTGATGATGGAGACCTATGGGAATGTGGTCTCCGTGG GAATTCCAGGATCCAAGCCCGAGGTGATCTCCCAGCTGGAGCGAGGAGAGGAGCCGTGGGTCCTGGACAAGCAGGGCAATGAGCAGCTCAGGGGCTGGGGCATCAGCCGCTCAG gATGTGAGCACAAGGATCAGGACCAGAACACAGACTCCAGCCTGAGGCCGCTCACTTCAGAGGAGATATCAATGATTCTGAGGAAAACGCCTGCCGAGTGGAGTGATCCAGGAAGTTACGAATCTGAGCAGAGTTTCTGTCTGAGTCCCAGCCCTGCCCGCCCCCCTGAAGGCCAGGCCGTGAGTCCCAGCGTGCCGGTCACCCAGCGCCCGGCTGTTCCTGGCGGGGAGAGGCCCTACCGGTGCGTGGAGTGTGGGAAGTGCTTTGGGCGGAGCTCCCACCTGCTGCAGCACCAGAGGACGCACACTGGGGAGAGGCCCTATGTGTGCGGTGTGTGTGGCAAGGCCTTCAGCCAGAGCTCAGTGCTCAGCAAGCACAAGAGGAtccacacgggcgagaagccctacGCGTGCCATGAATGTGGAAAGGCCTTTCGAGTGAGTTCGGATCTCGCTCAGCATCACAAGATACACACAGGGGAGAAACCTCACGAGTGTCTCGAGTGCCGCAAGGCCTTCACGCAGCTCTCACACCTCCTGCAGCACCAGCGCATCCACACTGGCGAGCGGCCCTACGTGTGCGGTGTGTGTGGCAAGGCCTTCAACCACAGCACCGTGCTGCGCAGCCACCGGCGGGtgcacacgggcgagaagccACATGAGTGTGCAGAGTGTGGCCGCGCCTTCAGCGTGAAGAGGACCCTGCTCCAGCACCAGCGGGTGCAcaccggggagaagccctacgCTTGCGGCGAGTGTGGCCGCGCCTTCAGCGACCGCTCCGTCCTCATCCAGCACCACAGCGTGCACACTGGCGAGAAGCCGTACGAGTGTGCTGAGTGCGGCAAAGCCTTCCGGCACCGCTCCACCCTCCTGAACCACGAGCGCATCCACACGGAGGAGAAGCCCTACGGCTGCTACGCCTGCGGCAAGGCCTTCGTGCAGCACTCCCACCTGACCCAGCACCAGCGGGTCCAcaccggggagaagccctacgtgTGCAGCGAGTGCGGCCACGCCTTCAGTGCCCGCAGGTCCCTGGTCCAGCACCAGCGGGTCCACACCGGCGAGCGGCCCTTCCGCTGCGCACAGTGTGGCAAGGCCTTCAGCTTGAAGGCCACGCTGATTGTGCACCTGAGGACCCACACGGGCGAGAGGCCTTACGAGTGCAGCCGTTGCGGCAAGGCCTTCAGCCAGTACTCGGTGCTTGTACAGCACCAGCGCATCCACACAGGCGAGAGGCCTTACGAGTGTGGGGAGTGCGGCCGCGCCTTCAACCAGCACGGCCACCTCATCCAGCACCAGAAGGTGCACAGGAAGCTGTGA